CAGTTCGTGTGGCGTGTACGACGGCCGAAGCACTTCCTTGTTCTCGAAAATCGGTTCGCCGCTGAGCAAATCGTCGAACAGTCCCTGGTTCGACTCTTCGCCTTCGGTGGCACTCTCGAGATCTGCCATGAAGCCAGCCGGCAACTCTCGATCGCCTGAACGGCTCGAATCCGTGGTATCTGGTTTCTCGTCTGACATTCGTCGTACGCGTACCCCCTCATTTCGTGTGGAGCGCTCGACCCAAAACAGCCCGTAGATGGCATAAATCCCCAGTTAAATGGCGATTTGAATACGGCGCGTGTTCTCTGGAGTCCAGTTGATGCAAACGAACCAAAGGAACACATCCATAATAAACGCTTCCCTTCAATCCGGGTAACGTTCTTCGGTGCGGCACTTTCTGTCTCGTCGACCGATACGTGACTAAAATCTCTACCCTCCATTATGGGGCATTATAGGGCTATTTGGGCCGGTTTTGTTTCGGCCCGCACTTCACGATCTTGATCTCGCTCGATCTCGAGCGGCCCGTTCGAATCGATTTTCCGTCCGAATCGACCGCCGATACCCCTTCTTCGCGTGGAACCGGTGTTCGCTCCCGGAATGATCCCTGGTGAGCCGTTCGACGGGGGCTCGTCTCGAGCGCCCGCTTCGTCAGGGTCCTCGCCCGCATCGACCATGCCA
This region of Natronosalvus halobius genomic DNA includes:
- a CDS encoding NUDIX hydrolase encodes the protein MGNQPPTFCHYCGGELTPVDTPTVHCCDACEEYVFYNPSPCSRIAVVDGESILLGKVDLQDRDLWGTPGGMVDAGEDPDEAGARDEPPSNGSPGIIPGANTGSTRRRGIGGRFGRKIDSNGPLEIERDQDREVRAETKPAQIAL